A window from Pleuronectes platessa chromosome 6, fPlePla1.1, whole genome shotgun sequence encodes these proteins:
- the LOC128442443 gene encoding G-protein coupled receptor 182 produces MADEHNHSAYINGTPWFVYVCTIELDVDYRRIALFLLYLFIFMVGLLENVLVVWVNWSRRHSANGVLFCVINVSLSDLMVIGILPFYLMEVTMGEVWVWGHFLCKVTNLIFMVNFYSSSLFLACMTLERYLSLTRPSSPALFPVVGRRRWLLCGGLWLFSFFLALFENVHVDLLEFDEPGCYMMPEHNFQEWFICVHYLNLIFQFIGPAAVIITCNVLIARAVKATPDVQGRRDVWLVHVYSLVFVMCWLPYHLVVFLTVIDILNPYIFSCNTIEVLYFSYSVVQCLSLFHCVANPILYNFLSQSFRKNLINTVLSHIPKEVEQVGAGNQPGAPNGGGGPERQRKLSNVSTSQSDVGS; encoded by the coding sequence ATGGCCGACGAGCACAACCACTCAGCCTACATTAACGGCACGCCGTGGTTCGTCTATGTGTGCACCATCGAGCTGGACGTGGACTACAGGCGCATCGCCCTCTTCCTGCTCTACCTCTTCATCTTTATGGTGGGCCTGCTGGAGAATGTGCTGGTCGTGTGGGTGAACTGGAGCAGGCGCCACTCCGCCAACGGGGTTCTCTTCTGCGTCATCAACGTGAGCCTGTCGGACCTGATGGTGATTGGGATCCTGCCCTTCTACCTCATGGAGGTGACCATGGGCGAGGTTTGGGTGTGGGGCCACTTCCTCTGCAAGGTCACCAACCTCATCTTCATGGTCAACTTCTACAGCAGCTCCCTCTTCCTGGCCTGCATGACCTTGGAGCGCTACTTGTCCCTGACCAGACCCTCGTCTCCAGCCCTCTTCCCTGTGGTGGGCCGGCGGCGCTGGTTGCTCTGCGGAGGCCTGTggctcttctcttttttcctgGCCCTGTTTGAGAACGTCCATGTGGACCTTCTGGAGTTCGACGAGCCGGGTTGCTACATGATGCCCGAGCACAACTTCCAGGAGTGGTTTATTTGCGTACACTACCTGAACTTGATCTTCCAGTTCATAGGTCCTGCGGCCGTCATCATCACCTGCAACGTGCTGATCGCTCGAGCGGTCAAGGCGACTCCGGATGTGCAGGGCCGGCGGGACGTGTGGCTGGTGCACGTGTACTCCCTGGTCTTCGTCATGTGCTGGCTGCCCTACCACCTGGTGGTGTTCCTGACGGTCATTGACATCCTCAACCCCTACATCTTCAGCTGCAACACCATAGAGGTCCTTTACTTCTCCTACAGCGTGGTGCAGTGCCTGTCGCTTTTCCACTGCGTCGCCAACCCCATCCTCTACAACTTCCTCAGCCAGAGCTTCCGCAAAAACCTGATCAACACGGTGCTGAGCCACATACCCAAAGAGGTGGAGCAGGTTGGAGCAGGAAACCAGCCTGGTGCTCCTAACGGCGGCGGCGGCCCGGAGAGGCAGCGCAAGTTGAGTAACGTCAGCACAAGCCAGTCTGACGTGGGATCATAA
- the LOC128442452 gene encoding G-protein coupled receptor 182 — protein sequence MADEHNHSGYINGTPWFVSECTIELDVDYRRIALFLLYLFIFMVGLLENVLVVWVNWSRRHSANGVLFCVINVSLSDLMVIGILPFYLMEVTMGEVWVWGRFLCKVTNLIFVVNFYSSSLFLACMTLERYLSLTRPSSPALFPVVGRRRWLLCGGLWLFSFVLALFENVHVDLLEWDEPGCYLIPEHNYDEWFVCLHYLNLIFQFIGPAAVIITCNVLIARAVKATPDVQGRRDVWLVHVYSLVFVMCWLPYNLVVFLMVIDILNPYIFSCNTIEGLYFSYSVVQCLSLFHCVANPILYNFLSQSFRKNLINTVLSHIPKEVEQVGAGNQPGAPNGGGGPERQRKLSNVSTSQSDVGS from the coding sequence ATGGCCGACGAGCACAACCACTCAGGCTACATTAACGGCACGCCGTGGTTCGTCTCCGAGTGCACCATCGAGCTGGACGTGGACTACAGGCGCATCGCCCTCTTCCTGCTCTACCTCTTCATCTTTATGGTGGGCCTGCTGGAGAATGTGCTGGTCGTGTGGGTGAACTGGAGCAGGCGCCACTCCGCCAACGGGGTTCTCTTCTGCGTCATCAACGTGAGCCTGTCGGACCTGATGGTGATTGGGATCCTGCCTTTCTACCTCATGGAGGTGACCATGGGCGAGGTTTGGGTGTGGGGCCGCTTCCTCTGCAAGGTCACCAACCTCATCTTCGTGGTCAACTTCTACAGCAGCTCCCTCTTCCTGGCCTGCATGACCTTGGAGCGCTACCTGTCCCTGACCAGACCCTCGTCTCCAGCCCTCTTCCCTGTGGTGGGCCGGCGGCGCTGGTTGCTCTGCGGAGGCCTGTGGCTCTTCTCTTTTGTTCTGGCCCTGTTTGAGAACGTCCATGTGGACCTTCTGGAGTGGGACGAGCCGGGTTGCTACTTGATTCCCGAGCACAACTACGACGAGTGGTTTGTTTGCTTACACTACCTGAACTTGATCTTCCAGTTCATAGGTCCCGCGGCCGTCATCATCACCTGCAACGTGCTGATCGCTCGAGCAGTCAAGGCGACTCCGGATGTGCAGGGCCGGCGGGACGTGTGGCTGGTGCACGTGTACTCCCTGGTCTTCGTTATGTGCTGGCTGCCCTACAACTTGGTGGTGTTCCTGATGGTCATTGACATCCTCAACCCCTACATCTTCAGCTGCAACACCATAGAGGGCCTCTACTTCTCCTACAGCGTGGTGCAGTGCCTGTCGCTTTTCCACTGCGTCGCCAACCCCATCCTCTACAACTTCCTCAGCCAGAGCTTCCGCAAAAACCTGATCAACACGGTGCTGAGCCACATACCCAAAGAGGTGGAGCAGGTTGGAGCAGGAAACCAGCCTGGTGCTCCTAACGGCGGCGGCGGCCCGGAGAGGCAGCGCAAGTTGAGTAACGTCAGCACAAGCCAGTCTGACGTGGGATCATAA